From Triticum urartu cultivar G1812 chromosome 2, Tu2.1, whole genome shotgun sequence, a single genomic window includes:
- the LOC125534029 gene encoding methylesterase 3-like: MSSSSVPAAAVATSTRLILVHGTGHGGWCWYKVATLLRAAGHRVDAPDLVACGADARRLRDAPTFEDYTRPLLDALRDLPDGERAVLVGHSFGGMSVALAAEEFPDKVAAAVFLTAFMPDCDGPRTRVIEKVLASDWMDSVIDEEHAPPSVFLGPELVRQKLYQLSPEEDYTLCQSLARVSSYYVADQQQRPPFSAARYGAVTKVYVVAKQDMAMVEEYQRHMIAGIPVVEVREMANADHMVMFSAPDELAGHLADIANTYT, from the coding sequence ATGTCTTCTTCCTCTGTGCCAGCGGCTGCCGTGGCGACGTCGACCCGCCTCATCCTGGTGCACGGCACGGGCCACGGCGGGTGGTGCTGGTACAAGGTCGCCACCCTGCTCCGTGCCGCGGGGCACCGCGTGGACGCGCCGGACCTCGTGGCGTGCGGCGCCGACGCGCGCCGGCTGCGCGACGCGCCCACCTTTGAGGACTACACGCGCCCCCTGCTCGACGCGCTCCGGGACCTCCCGGACGGCGAGCGGGCGGTGCTCGTGGGCCACAGCTTCGGCGGGATGAGCGTCGCGCTCGCGGCCGAGGAATTCCCCGACAAGGTCGCCGCCGCCGTGTTCCTCACCGCCTTCATGCCCGACTGCGACGGCCCGCGCACCCGCGTCATCGAGAAGGTTCTCGCGTCCGACTGGATGGACAGTGTTATCGACGAGGAGCACGCCCCACCGTCGGTGTTCCTCGGCCCCGAGCTCGTGCGCCAGAAGCTCTACCAGCTGAGCCCGGAGGAGGACTACACGTTGTGCCAGAGCCTGGCGCGGGTGAGCTCCTACTACGTGGCCGACCAGCAGCAACGGCCGCCGTTCAGCGCTGCCCGGTACGGCGCGGTGACCAAGGTCTACGTGGTCGCCAAGCAGGACATGGCCATGGTTGAGGAGTACCAGAGGCACATGATTGCAGGTATCCCCGTGGTTGAGGTGAGGGAGATGGCTAACGCCGACCACATGGTCATGTTCTCTGCGCCAGATGAACTGGCGGGCCACCTCGCCGACATCGCAAACACCTACACTTAA
- the LOC125534028 gene encoding salicylic acid-binding protein 2-like, with protein MSSSSSSAPAAAVATSTRLILVHGTGHGGWCWYKVATLLRAAGHRVDAPDLAACGADARRLSDAPTFEDYTRPLLDALRALPDGERAVLVGHSFGGMSVALAAEEFPDKVAAAVFLTAFMPDCAGPRTRVIEQVPVSDWMDSVVDEEHVPPSVFLGPDFVRRKLYQLTSEEDYTLCQSLARVSSYYVADQQQRPPFSAARYGAVTKVYVIAKQDQAMVEEYQRQMIAGIPVAEVREMADADHMAMLSAPEELAGHLADIANNYT; from the coding sequence ATGTCGTCATCCTCCTCCTCTGCGCCAGCGGCCGCCGTGGCGACGTCGACCCGCCTCATCCTGGTGCACGGCACGGGCCACGGCGGGTGGTGCTGGTACAAGGTCGCCACCCTCCTCCGCGCCGCGGGGCACCGCGTCGACGCGCCGGACCTCGCGGCCTGCGGCGCCGACGCGCGCCGGCTGAGCGACGCGCCAACCTTCGAGGACTACACGCGCCCCCTGCTCGACGCGCTCCGGGCCCTCCCGGACGGCGAGCGAGCGGTGCTCGTGGGCCACAGCTTCGGCGGCATGAGCGTCGCGCTCGCCGCCGAGGAGTTCCCCGACAAGGTCGCCGCCGCCGTGTTCCTCACCGCCTTCATGCCGGACTGCGCCGGCCCGCGCACCCGCGTCATCGAGCAGGTCCCCGTGTCCGACTGGATGGACAGCGTGGTCGACGAGGAGCACGTCCCGCCGTCGGTGTTCCTCGGGCCCGACTTCGTGCGCCGGAAGCTCTACCAGCTGACCTCCGAAGAGGACTACACGCTGTGCCAGAGCCTCGCGCGGGTGAGCTCCTACTACGTGGCCGACCAGCAGCAACGGCCGCCGTTCAGCGCTGCCCGATACGGCGCGGTGACCAAGGTCTATGTGATTGCCAAGCAGGACCAGGCCATGGTCGAGGAGTACCAGAGGCAGATGATCGCAGGCATCCCCGTGGCTGAGGTGAGGGAGATGGCTGACGCCGACCACATGGCCATGCTCTCCGCGCCGGAGGAACTTGCGGGCCACCTCGCCGACATCGCCAACAACTACACTTGA